Proteins encoded by one window of Gordonia jinghuaiqii:
- a CDS encoding PH domain-containing protein, with product MPTDSPDPADPSPRNAADIDDDAVTFDYPVTFRINRVAYFTVPMVALVVVLLIGASWWFAFALIIPVLLWLWIHRLRTVVTEDGIRAVGTFSTTDIAWSDIAGLQFPKWSSVRAVLQDQTRVRLPAIGFRDLPALSVVSGGRIPDPFEAAAQARG from the coding sequence GTGCCGACTGATTCTCCCGACCCCGCCGACCCGTCGCCCCGCAACGCCGCGGACATCGACGACGACGCCGTGACATTCGACTACCCGGTGACCTTCCGGATCAACCGGGTCGCCTACTTCACGGTTCCGATGGTCGCGCTCGTGGTGGTCCTGCTCATCGGCGCGTCGTGGTGGTTCGCCTTCGCACTGATCATCCCGGTTCTGCTGTGGCTGTGGATCCATCGCCTGCGCACCGTGGTCACCGAGGACGGCATCCGTGCCGTCGGCACCTTCTCCACGACCGACATCGCCTGGTCCGACATCGCCGGCCTGCAGTTCCCCAAGTGGAGCTCGGTGCGCGCGGTACTCCAGGACCAGACGCGAGTTCGTCTGCCCGCGATCGGTTTCCGCGACCTGCCCGCACTGTCGGTCGTCAGCGGCGGTCGGATTCCCGATCCCTTCGAGGCAGCAGCCCAGGCGCGCGGGTAG